Within Sander vitreus isolate 19-12246 chromosome 23, sanVit1, whole genome shotgun sequence, the genomic segment tttcatgtagAGTGAACGAGAGTATAGGCTACATTGTCCCCTTAACTACAGATGCTGTAAAGACTGTATGGTCATGCCACATTTGTGCCAAAAAATTAGTGGTCCTCAGATTGAGAGAATTTCTTTTTCCAGAGgataaaacaagtttttttgatatgaaaacaaacacatgtaTAATCTGATAACTGCTTTTTTGTTGTGACTAGAGAAAAAGGGGAAGGAAGTGCAGAGGAGATACAGAGGAGTGTGTCTGATTGGATTCAGAAGAGGAAATGGTACATCCATATTAGGTGTAGAAGAATGAGCCTCACAGCTCAAGACAGGGTGCATATATAGACAGAGGGTGTGAAGAGTCATCAGTACTTGCTGCTGGAGTCATTAGCAAAGCGGCTGATGTAGGCTTCATAGATGCTGTCCAGGAATGAGCTGTCAGTCTGAAACACACAAGCAAGGAtcatcatactgtatgtttgtgtgcgtgcgtgcatgcatgtttagttgcataaacacacaacaaatggGCAAAGTGAAATGATCTGAAGTCATTGACATATAATGTGTCAGTGTCAGATATTTTCAGTAATATTATGTTTACCTGGATCAGATGCAGCAGTGTGGCTTGAAGCTGGCTTCTGGACAGAACTCTGATCTCCTGCTGCAGTGGGGGTCTGGTCAGGGTTGAGGGGGCAGGGCAGCTCTCCTGGGCAACCACTGACAACCCACCACTAGACTTTGCCTGAGTGAACACACTGGGAGAGAGGAGCAGGTTGGGGGCCACAGTGGCTGGTATCCGCTGGGGGGAGATGATCTGGATAGACAGGGACAGTTATTAGTACTCTTTAATAGTACTTAGTACTCATTTTTAGCAAACTAGAAATAAGAATGAAAACACATCGTAAACAAGTCAAATAGACAACTGCTAACAGAGCTCATAGTGCTCACCTGAAACTGCAGCGCAGCCTTTTGACCAGCAGTGCCTGTGGTCTGGTTTGGGACTGGGTCTACAACTGAGCCGGCACCTTGACCTTGAGTGGGCCCCAGGAATCGAGGGGCCAGTCCTGGACAGAGTCGAGGGGGATCATGGGAAGCCAGGCTTTGTTCCTGCTGAACCAGCTGGAGCTTTTGCAGGAGCTCATGAGGTGACACCACACCAGACATCTGGGAAGACAGAACTGAATGGAGAGCATGAGGGACCCCATGATTAGGAATTTAGGAACAGCTTAAACACAGATGAAACAGGCATTTTAGAGTTTAGAGAATTGGCAATAGATAGATACACAAATAGTCAAATACCTGTGTGAATGTTAAATTAATGGTTAACAGACATCATTAAAGATTTCAAGATCATGCAGAAACAGACAGTATAATCCATTAGTATACAATGACACAATAATTTAGCATATGTTGGCTACAATGGCCATTGTATATTATTGTgaaattatacattttgtgtACAAATGCAAAACCTAAGGGAAAACGACTTAGGTTTTACAGCTTGCTTATCTCAAATTTAACTGGATTAATGTACACTCTGACTGAAATTATTGCAAAAGTAGGTTGGAATTAGGGCTGAAAGAGTAtttgcatttgcaataatatcgcgatatgttaaaatgAGATTTTCTTTATCGCCAAGGCTGCAATTACACTCTGGTCCCATGACATGCGAGAGTAAAGCAGTCTGCAGAGGAAGCATCAACTTTgcacgctacgccgtaccttgaccGCGACAGAACTTGACACAGCGGAAACtttagtataaaaaaaaaaaaaaaaacagtatgtcAGTCGtgtgctttaaaaaagaagatGCTGTGCAGAGCCAGGTATTGTGCAAAAACTGCCTTGCTAACGTTGCTACCTCACGGGGCACCACTACTAACCTGTATCAGCACTgacacgttaaaaaaaaataaaaaataaaaaaaaatcgcaatatTCGTTAAATAAAATCCCAATTAGATTAGTTGCCAAAATCGTTCAGCGCTAGTTGGAATCTGTGTAAAATCTGTGTGACTTGGCCATTGGTCACCTGAGATGGCAGCAAACCTGGTAGAGCAGGACAAATCATTGAAATCATTGAAAATTTGTTTTTACCTATTacttgctgatttttttttaatattaagttATTAATAGTATTTACTTTGTATTTATGTAATACTTCACTTATATATTCATAGCATATTAATAGCATAAAAGATTTCCCACCTGTTCCCTGTATAGTTAAAGCTGAATGGCTGTTGTGCTGTGCTTCTGGTTGAGGCTTAGGTAGGCTGAAAAACAGCTGCTGGCTTTGTTGCGCTTGAAGGTGGGAACATGACACAGAATCCACCATTACGGGCTGAGAGGAGAGATGGGGGTTCTGCTGCAGAGGCGGAGGGTTGGAGGAGGGAAGAGGTGGCTGGGTTTGGAAAAGTTTCCTGATTGGGTCAGCCTGAAGCTGTtgctgttgatgatgatgaaggtggtggtgctgctgctgatgatgatggtacagatggtgatggtggtggtgatgctCCAGCGGCACCCCGTTGTCACACAGCCTGTTCTCGGGGGACTCGGACAGGGTCTGAAGCACCCCTCCGACGACCCCCACTCCTCTCTGTCCTTGCATGAGTTTCTGGATTGCTGGGCAGTGCTGAGGCtggttctgctgctgctgatgggcGGTAGTGGGACACGGCAGCAAGCCCACAACATTTCCACCATGTTCCCCGACTATTTGTCCTCCAATCACAGCCCTGGGCCCTCCATCTGAACACCCAACCATGGCGATGTTCCCTCCTTTGGAGGGCACACATCTGCCAGAGTTTACTGTATCGTCGTATTTCAGCGAACGTGCTACAGGTGGCCGATTGACTTGTCTCGGTGATGGCCCTGTCACAGTGGTGGCCATAGGAGAGACTGGGTCAGGTTTGGATGAGTGCTGATGTTGATGTTGAGAGCCAAAAAGGGTGGCAAGAGAAAGAGACTTGGGTTCAGCACTTTCACTGTCCTgcatgagacagagagaagggtaagagagggaaggagagcaGTAAGCATGAGAAGAGAGAACTGTTGGAACTAACTGTGGTgcgttttttttctgaagtctTTTTTAGCAAATCAGGCTAACTACAAACGtcttaaaatgacaataaaataaattagaTTGAGGAACGGATCGGATGAAGTAAATACTGAATTCGTAATGGCAACACTTTTAGTTACTGGTTGTGAGTATCATTTGATTTAAACTTTATCTGATCCTTTGCCATAGTTCTTTTGCTGTGGATTTGATTCCCTAAGGGCCTCATCAAGGAAAGACGATGTACTGAATGCGACCCTGAAATAAAATAGGAAGTGGATGAGGGTGTTTTACCTGAGTGTTCAATTTAACAGGTATTGGTTTGATCAGGTTAGGGTTTCCATAAATAACACTGCTGCCGCCAATCTCCTTTGGCTCTGATGTAGACTTAATGTTGAGAGACATAtggaaagtggaaaaaaaagagataagaCAGAGGGACAAATGTTCGATAAGTGACTTAAGGTGATCTTAGACTATTCTTTACAACCCCTACTGGTCAGTCTAAGGAAATGCAAacaatcaaataaaatgtacGTCATATTTTTCCAGAACAAAAGCATTTCACGCCATTCAAAATATTTATCTGTAATGCTGTATTACAGAGTATTTGGTGTTTCCCTACCTTGTCATACTCTGTGTGTGCTTTGGTCAGCATCTGAATGATGTCCACTGCCTTTGcttcacttcctcctcctcctcctcctcctcctcctcctcctcctgctgctgctgctgctgctgctgctgctgctgctgctgctgctgctgctgctgctgctgctcctcctcctcctccaagtACTCCAACTACTCCTCCACCACGTACTCCTCCTGGGGACAACCATCCACCTTGAGACTGTGCCAGGGTCTGCTCCTGCTGGGtcaggctacacacacaccacacacacacacacaggtcatgtGAGAATACAGAGGTTTCACTCTGGAAGCATTCAAATATACTACGCTTGTCATTTGTTGGCTCCAAGCCCCAGACACAGATCAGTTAATAAACACACGTAGTCTCTGCCGTCTGACTAAGATATGAAAAAAACTCTCTCAGCCACAGTCGCTGACTGACCATAACTCACTAGTCCTTGTTCAGTGGACCAAATCCcatttttaaattagttttttttttttttaaatggtgtaTACATATAGTTTGTGGTTATATAAGCACTTACATCTTCATTCTCTGAGCAATACGTTGACAGTCCTCCTTATCATAGAACCAAATGCCATGGATAACCACTGGGAGAGTGAGGAAGAGAGGGACAAAGAGgagcaaagagagaaagagaagtgaacttttgaacataaacaaatataaacagAAATGTTACAAAGGTCCCACTCTGGAGTAATGCCCTAGTTGATGCTAAAAATCGAATTAGCCGGTTAAATATTGAAACTGCCTGCTGAATTTTGAGATGCACCAGCCAGTAAGGTCAGCAGACAACAAAATTAGTTTTCAGACCTGCCATACCCTtacaatcaaatgaatgcacagACATGCTGTCGTACAACTCTGCTGCTATGACATCAATGCAGGGCAGGCAGACATGTATTCCGTTTATTATTAGCCCTGTCTGGTCTAAACCCAGGATTTTAAATGAGTCATTTCCCAAAGGGAACAGAAGCCAACAATGCCATTACACAGTAAAACATGGGGCCCTGGAGTCTCTTGAACTACATAAACATAGTCAACAAGGGAGGGAAAAGGCAACACTAAAACCCATTTGCCACAGGATTACAACGGAGTGATCAAGTAGGTAACATTACTCCATGATtcattttactattttaatttGCACTAGCTCTTAAAAGCATACTGTAAGCGATAGTGTCATTGCAGGGTTTTTCAACTCCTGTCAGTGAGTCCAGTCTCATAATTTTGCCAAGACCCAAAGTTTAGTCCCAGAAATGTGAAAAACCAGTGAaggtctaaaaaaaaatgttcagatTAAAGAGTGAGGAATATAAACATGTTTCCCTGTCCTTATCTAATACAAAAACTTCTCAAATGCAAAATTCTGTCTAGACACAAGCAGCAGAACAACCACCTTGCTTGTATAAAATACAGACTACAACTGgcaaaaaatatgattttaataataaactgtctgataaaaaaataagatgaaAGGAGTATGAATCAGAGCAAGCATTCAA encodes:
- the dcp1b gene encoding mRNA-decapping enzyme 1B isoform X1; protein product: MTATSAGSSSCLTAKGLDISLAALQRQDPYINDIVDVASQVALYTYNNRANEWEKTEVEGTLFIYTRLASPRHGFTIMNRLSMENMTEPITKDLDFQLQHPFLLYRNARLVIHGIWFYDKEDCQRIAQRMKILTQQEQTLAQSQGGWLSPGGVRGGGVVGVLGGGGGAAAAAAAAAAAAAAAAAAAAGGGGGGGGGGGGSEAKAVDIIQMLTKAHTEYDKSTSEPKEIGGSSVIYGNPNLIKPIPVKLNTQDSESAEPKSLSLATLFGSQHQHQHSSKPDPVSPMATTVTGPSPRQVNRPPVARSLKYDDTVNSGRCVPSKGGNIAMVGCSDGGPRAVIGGQIVGEHGGNVVGLLPCPTTAHQQQQNQPQHCPAIQKLMQGQRGVGVVGGVLQTLSESPENRLCDNGVPLEHHHHHHHLYHHHQQQHHHLHHHQQQQLQADPIRKLFQTQPPLPSSNPPPLQQNPHLSSQPVMVDSVSCSHLQAQQSQQLFFSLPKPQPEAQHNSHSALTIQGTVLSSQMSGVVSPHELLQKLQLVQQEQSLASHDPPRLCPGLAPRFLGPTQGQGAGSVVDPVPNQTTGTAGQKAALQFQIISPQRIPATVAPNLLLSPSVFTQAKSSGGLSVVAQESCPAPSTLTRPPLQQEIRVLSRSQLQATLLHLIQTDSSFLDSIYEAYISRFANDSSSKY
- the dcp1b gene encoding mRNA-decapping enzyme 1B isoform X2, whose protein sequence is MTLWTWPAKLPCILITTGQMSGLASPRHGFTIMNRLSMENMTEPITKDLDFQLQHPFLLYRNARLVIHGIWFYDKEDCQRIAQRMKILTQQEQTLAQSQGGWLSPGGVRGGGVVGVLGGGGGAAAAAAAAAAAAAAAAAAAAGGGGGGGGGGGGSEAKAVDIIQMLTKAHTEYDKSTSEPKEIGGSSVIYGNPNLIKPIPVKLNTQDSESAEPKSLSLATLFGSQHQHQHSSKPDPVSPMATTVTGPSPRQVNRPPVARSLKYDDTVNSGRCVPSKGGNIAMVGCSDGGPRAVIGGQIVGEHGGNVVGLLPCPTTAHQQQQNQPQHCPAIQKLMQGQRGVGVVGGVLQTLSESPENRLCDNGVPLEHHHHHHHLYHHHQQQHHHLHHHQQQQLQADPIRKLFQTQPPLPSSNPPPLQQNPHLSSQPVMVDSVSCSHLQAQQSQQLFFSLPKPQPEAQHNSHSALTIQGTVLSSQMSGVVSPHELLQKLQLVQQEQSLASHDPPRLCPGLAPRFLGPTQGQGAGSVVDPVPNQTTGTAGQKAALQFQIISPQRIPATVAPNLLLSPSVFTQAKSSGGLSVVAQESCPAPSTLTRPPLQQEIRVLSRSQLQATLLHLIQTDSSFLDSIYEAYISRFANDSSSKY